One genomic region from Proteus vulgaris encodes:
- the hscA gene encoding Fe-S protein assembly chaperone HscA, translating to MSLLQISEPGQTPAPHQRRLAAGIDLGTTHSLVATVRSGQAEALSDNEGRYLLPSVVQYQVDNINVGWNAKKEAEKDPANTISSIKRMVGRSLSDVTSRYPNLPYHFHENDNGLPLIKTAAGIVDPIQVSSDILKTLAERATQSLGGELDGVVVTVPAYFDDAQRQGTKEAARRAGLHVLRLLNEPTAAAIAYGLDSGKEGTIVVYDLGGGTFDISVLRLTKGVFEVLATGGDTALGGDDFDMMLADWIRERAGFGHQKDAVLQRQLLDVASETKIALSDNDVTDININGWKGEITRAEFESLIQSLVKRTLLSVRRALKDADVEIDEVLEVVMVGGSTRVPLVRQMVGDYFKREPLTSIDPDKVVAIGASIQADILVGNKPDSEMLLLDVIPLSLGLETMGGLVEKVIPRNTTIPVARAQEFTTFKDGQTAMSVHVVQGEREMVSDCRSLARFTLRGIPPMAAGGAHIRVTFQVDADGLLSVSAMEKSTGVEASVQVKPSYGLSDTEIAKMIQSSMENAQEDLQARRLAEQKVEAARVLESLTAALEEDAHLLNEDEKTAIDKVVDTLIESVEGTDPVAIENAIKLLDKQTQDFAARRMDSSIRQALAGHSVDEI from the coding sequence ATGTCATTATTACAAATTAGTGAACCAGGTCAAACGCCTGCACCGCATCAGCGCCGGCTTGCAGCGGGTATTGATTTAGGTACGACACACTCATTAGTTGCCACTGTACGTAGTGGGCAAGCCGAAGCGCTTTCTGACAACGAAGGTCGCTATTTATTGCCATCTGTCGTGCAGTATCAAGTTGATAATATCAACGTTGGTTGGAATGCTAAAAAAGAAGCAGAAAAAGATCCTGCTAACACGATAAGCTCAATTAAAAGAATGGTGGGTCGCTCACTGAGTGATGTGACAAGCCGTTATCCAAACCTTCCTTATCATTTTCATGAAAATGACAATGGTTTACCGCTGATCAAAACAGCGGCAGGTATTGTTGATCCTATTCAAGTCTCTTCTGACATCTTAAAAACATTGGCTGAACGTGCAACACAATCATTAGGTGGCGAACTTGATGGTGTTGTTGTTACTGTACCCGCTTATTTTGATGATGCTCAACGTCAAGGCACAAAAGAAGCCGCTCGTCGTGCTGGTTTGCATGTTTTACGTTTATTAAACGAACCTACAGCAGCTGCTATTGCCTATGGTCTAGATTCAGGAAAAGAAGGCACCATCGTTGTTTATGACTTAGGTGGTGGTACTTTTGATATCTCTGTTCTTCGTTTAACTAAAGGTGTTTTTGAAGTCTTAGCGACTGGCGGTGATACCGCGTTAGGTGGCGATGATTTTGATATGATGCTGGCAGATTGGATAAGAGAACGTGCTGGTTTTGGACATCAAAAAGATGCTGTATTACAACGTCAATTACTGGATGTTGCGTCAGAAACTAAAATTGCATTGAGTGATAATGATGTTACGGATATCAACATTAATGGATGGAAAGGTGAGATCACTCGAGCTGAGTTTGAATCATTAATTCAATCATTAGTGAAGCGTACACTATTATCTGTTCGCCGCGCATTAAAAGACGCAGATGTTGAAATAGATGAAGTTTTAGAAGTGGTTATGGTTGGTGGTTCAACGCGTGTACCATTGGTTCGTCAAATGGTTGGTGATTATTTTAAACGTGAACCTTTAACTTCTATTGATCCAGATAAAGTGGTTGCCATTGGTGCTTCAATCCAAGCTGATATTTTGGTGGGTAATAAACCGGATAGCGAAATGCTATTGCTGGATGTTATTCCTCTTTCTCTTGGCCTTGAAACAATGGGCGGATTAGTTGAGAAAGTGATCCCTCGCAATACCACTATTCCTGTTGCCAGAGCACAGGAATTTACGACATTCAAAGATGGTCAAACCGCAATGAGTGTTCACGTCGTTCAAGGTGAGCGTGAAATGGTGAGCGATTGTCGTTCTCTTGCTCGTTTTACACTGCGTGGAATTCCGCCAATGGCTGCCGGTGGCGCACATATTCGTGTCACATTCCAAGTTGATGCGGATGGCTTACTTAGTGTTAGTGCGATGGAAAAATCAACGGGTGTTGAAGCCTCAGTACAGGTCAAGCCTTCTTATGGTCTTAGTGATACTGAAATCGCTAAGATGATCCAATCTTCGATGGAAAATGCCCAAGAAGATTTACAAGCTCGTCGTTTAGCCGAGCAAAAAGTCGAAGCAGCTCGTGTGTTAGAAAGTTTAACCGCAGCATTAGAAGAAGATGCTCATCTGTTAAATGAAGATGAGAAAACGGCTATCGACAAAGTTGTAGATACCTTAATAGAGAGCGTTGAAGGAACAGATCCTGTTGCTATTGAAAACGCGATTAAACTACTGGATAAGCAAACTCAGGATTTTGCAGCGCGTCGTATGGATTCATCTATTCGACAAGCGTTGGCAGGTCATTCTGTGGATGAGATATAA
- the hscB gene encoding co-chaperone HscB, which produces MDYFTLLGMPNRFDIDKQQLATRYQDMQRQYHPDRFAGQSEKEQAQAISLASTINQAYQTLKNPLSRAEYMLSLHGIDIANEQQTMHDTAFLMEQLTLREELDNIEHSAEAESLLADFSARLEKMYTVRHDEMVKTLEDQTWDVAADNVRKLRFLAKLKEQVEQLEERLFDGF; this is translated from the coding sequence ATGGACTATTTCACACTATTAGGCATGCCTAATCGTTTTGATATTGATAAACAGCAACTTGCTACACGTTATCAAGATATGCAGCGTCAATATCACCCAGATCGTTTTGCAGGTCAGTCTGAAAAAGAACAGGCTCAAGCAATCTCGCTTGCTTCAACCATCAATCAGGCTTATCAGACCTTAAAAAATCCACTCTCAAGAGCTGAATACATGCTCTCATTACACGGTATCGATATTGCTAATGAGCAACAAACGATGCACGATACTGCTTTTTTAATGGAGCAACTCACATTACGTGAAGAGCTGGATAACATCGAACACAGTGCTGAAGCCGAAAGTTTGTTAGCCGATTTTTCTGCGCGTTTAGAAAAAATGTACACAGTACGCCATGATGAAATGGTCAAAACGCTAGAGGATCAAACTTGGGATGTTGCTGCAGATAATGTGAGAAAATTGCGTTTTCTCGCGAAATTAAAAGAGCAAGTAGAACAACTTGAAGAACGCTTGTTTGATGGTTTTTAA
- the iscA gene encoding iron-sulfur cluster assembly protein IscA: MSISLTESAANRVRSFLSNRGKGEGLRLGVRTSGCSGMAYVLEFADVINDEDTVFEDKGVKVIVDGKSMVYLDGTELDFVKEGLNEGFKFNNPNVSNECGCGESFTV, encoded by the coding sequence ATGTCAATTTCCCTTACAGAATCCGCCGCTAATCGTGTTCGCTCTTTCCTATCTAACCGTGGAAAAGGTGAAGGTTTACGTTTAGGCGTAAGAACATCCGGTTGTTCTGGAATGGCTTATGTTCTTGAGTTTGCTGATGTCATCAATGACGAAGATACTGTTTTTGAAGACAAAGGTGTGAAAGTTATCGTTGATGGTAAAAGCATGGTCTATTTAGATGGAACAGAGCTTGATTTCGTCAAAGAAGGATTAAACGAAGGCTTTAAATTTAACAACCCAAATGTATCGAATGAGTGTGGTTGTGGTGAAAGCTTCACTGTGTAA
- the iscU gene encoding Fe-S cluster assembly scaffold IscU: protein MAYSDKVIDHYENPRNVGSFDNNDPTVGSGMVGAPACGDVMKLQIKVDDNGVIEDARFKTYGCGSAIASSSLVTEWMKGKTLDEAESIKNTAIAEELELPPVKIHCSILAEDAIKAAIADYKSKRQGK from the coding sequence ATGGCTTATAGCGATAAAGTAATTGATCATTATGAAAACCCTCGTAATGTGGGATCATTTGATAATAATGACCCTACTGTAGGGAGTGGTATGGTTGGCGCACCTGCTTGTGGTGACGTTATGAAACTGCAAATCAAAGTTGACGATAATGGCGTAATTGAAGATGCGCGTTTTAAAACTTATGGTTGTGGTTCAGCAATTGCATCAAGTTCACTGGTAACAGAATGGATGAAAGGCAAAACATTAGATGAAGCCGAATCTATTAAGAACACAGCAATTGCCGAAGAATTAGAATTACCACCAGTGAAAATTCACTGTTCAATTCTTGCAGAAGATGCAATAAAAGCAGCGATTGCAGACTATAAAAGCAAACGCCAAGGCAAGTAA